Genomic segment of Thermococcus sp.:
GTTACGAATCTCGGATTTTCCTCCACAGAATTCAGGGAGGTTAGGGAGTACAGGGCAGGCGACCCCCTGAGGGCAATAAACTGGAAGGCCACCGCGAGGCTCAACACCCCGCTTGTGAATGAGTACGAGAGGGAAGGTTTCCTGACCGTGATGTTTTACCTGGACGCTTCATCCTCCATGATGGTTGGGGGGCTTGAGGAAAACGCCCTTGAGGCGGCGGTTGCTTCCCTGATTCCCCTCGTGCTCTACCTCCTCAGGAGGGGTTATAAGGTAGGACTTTACATACTCGGCCACGAAACGTTGCTCACTCCAGTCTCGGGCTACTCCTCTGCCTCAACCTTTACGAGGACGCTGACCTCTGTGGGAATCTCATCCAAAGAGGAATCTCTTCCACTGGCCGTTGAGAAGACGAGGAACGTCCTTAGGGGAGCACTTCCGGTGGTAATAACCAATCTGAGGCGGGACAACTTCTCCGAGATAAAGGAGGGCATGGAAAGGCTTTACTCCCTAACAAAGAACACGCCGATTCTCATGGACGTTGATGTCTACCCCAACCTTGAATTCGGCGAACTGATATCGGTCTGCAAAAAGGGTCTTAGAGAGGAACTCCGCTTCCCGGCGATAAAGCTCTCAGAAAATGAAAACGGCGCAGTGCTCCAGTTCCTGGGGGTGGTAAGGTGAAGATCGTGAGGAGGCTTTCCTATGTTGTCATGGGGTTAGTTTCCCTCTCAGTTGCCCTTTCCTATCCTTCATTGTTTGGAGATATAAGCACTCTT
This window contains:
- a CDS encoding DUF58 domain-containing protein, whose amino-acid sequence is MRMNWVRWLFLFTVLPLALAVITGAISLSYFALLPASVLAFSLLFEPPSGFSVERSFSRTSLRVGEEVEVRVRLRVERGVGAVVVQEIFSPALRVVEGSSRHVFFKRPGEKLDVEYSYRLRAVKRGQHRVSPVEVEGHHFLGLEGSNYALLLDEVTLKVSPRVPGIKRAVLRNVRGKPGTPPVAVTNLGFSSTEFREVREYRAGDPLRAINWKATARLNTPLVNEYEREGFLTVMFYLDASSSMMVGGLEENALEAAVASLIPLVLYLLRRGYKVGLYILGHETLLTPVSGYSSASTFTRTLTSVGISSKEESLPLAVEKTRNVLRGALPVVITNLRRDNFSEIKEGMERLYSLTKNTPILMDVDVYPNLEFGELISVCKKGLREELRFPAIKLSENENGAVLQFLGVVR